The genomic region AACAAGTTCCTGACCAGCCCTCTGGAGATGGCCCGCTTCATCGACCAGTTCGAGAGCCCGGCGATCGGCGCGTATGTCGATGTCGCCAACATTCTTCCGTACGGTTACCCGGAGCAGTGGCTTCGGATCCTGGGCAAGCGGGTAGCCGGGGTGCACTTTAAAGATTTCCGGCGGGCCGTGGGCAACGGCGACGGCTTTGTCGACCTTCTGGAAGGGGATGTGAACTGGCCGGAAGTGATGTCGGCGATTGCCGAGATCGGCTACGACGGCCCGGTGGCGGCGGAGATGATCCCGCAGTACCGTTTCTATCCCGAAGTGCGCATCGCCAACACCTCCAACGCCATGGACGCGATCCTGGGACGGACGGCTTAAGAATAAAGACAGGAAACAACGATGTCCGGTATCAGATTAGGCGCGATTGGATATGGTGAGCGCGCTCGGTGGATGTCGCAGCTGATGCAGCAGCAGGATCCCGAGGCGAAATTGGTCGCGATCGCCGACCCGCAGGGGGAAGCGATCCAAGCGAAGATGGCGGAGGACGGCGTCTCCGCCGAAGGAATAACATTTTACGACACGGCGGACGCGATGCTGGACCGGGAGCCGCTGGACGGCGTGATCGTCGGCACCCGATGCAGCCTGCACGCCGCGATGGGCCTGAAGGTCTTAAACCATGGCCTGGCGCTTTTCCTGGAGAAGCCCATCGCGACCACGATGGAGGACCTGGCGGCTCTGCGCGCGGCGCCGAACGCGCACAAAGTCGTCGTTTCCTTCCCGCTGCGCATGTCGCATATGGTGAAGCTGGCGCGCGAGATTATCGATTCCGGACAGATCGGGAAGATCGAGCATGTGGAAGCCTGGAACAACGTGCCGTACGGCTCAACCTACTTCCAGAGCTGGTACCGGGATGAAAAAGAAACCGGCGGCCTATTTTTGCAAAAGGCGACGCACGACTTCGACTATATCAACTATTTGCTGGAGAACAATCGGCCCGTCAGCGTCTGCGCGATGACCACCAAGAGCGTTTTCAAAGGAAACCACGCCGCCGGATTGCGCTGCATGGACTGCGCCGAGCGGACCACGTGTTTTGAAAGCCCCTACCATCCCTCGCGCCCGCTGCCGCTGGCGCTGGATAAGCCGGCGAAGGAGATGTGCGCCTTCGCCGTCGACACCGGGAATGAAGATTCGGGAAGCGCGCTGATCGAATACGAGTCGGGGATACACGCCTCTTACACGCAGAACTTCGTGGTGCGCAACAAGGCCGGCCGGCGCGGGGCGATCCTCATCGGCTACCATGGGACGATCGAATTCGATTGGTACACGAACTCGCTCAAAGTCTACATGCACCACGAACCGCGCGTCGTCACGCACCAGTTCGACGAGGACGGCGGCCATGGCGGCGGCGACGGCGTGCTGGCGTCGAACTTCCTGAAAGTCATTCGCGGGGAGGAAGCGCCGGTCTCATCCCTGGAAGACGGGATGCTCAGCGCGCTGCTGTGCCTGAAGGCGCGGGAATCGGCCCTCACGCGCCAATTCCAGGCGGTCGCGTTTCCGGAAGCTCCCACGGAGGATCCGGTCGGCAATCGGGATCTGGCGGCGGCGCTCTAGGCGCGGATCAGCGAACCGCGAGCGCTGCGGCCGTCGGCGGGCCGCAGGATTTGCGGATCACCAGATGAGCGCCGCAGGACTCGATGCTTGGGGCCGCTTTCTGCTCGATCATCTCCAGCAGGGCGCGGATCGCCGCCTTGGCGACTTGCGGGATATCGATCGCGACGGTTGTCAGCGGCGGATTGACCAGGGTGGCGATCTCGACGTTATCGTGGCCGATCACCGAGACGTCGCCGGGGATGGAAAGACCGAGCTGCTGCGCGGCCTCGATCGCGCCGAACGCCAGAACGTCGGTGCGGGCGAAGATCGCCGTGGGCGGGTTAGCCATCTGTAGGAGCCGGGTAGCCGCTTCGGATCCCTCCTGACGCGTGACGCCCGCTTCCACGGCCAGGGCCGGATCCCAGATCAGCCCCGCCTCCGCCATGAGCTCCGGCAGCCTGACGCGGACATGCTGGCCGGGAAAGCCGGAGCCGATATAGCCGACGCGGCGATGGCCGAGGTCGGCGAGGTACTGCAGGGCTTCGCGGACGCCTGGCTGAGTATCGACACAGACATGGGACGCATTCGGAAAGTCCGATGGCTCGGGGCCGTCGATCAGCACGGCGGGCGTGCGGCCGCGCCGGGTCAGCGCATTGAAATCGTCGGGAGAGACTTCGGGCGCGCCGATCACGACAAGGCCGTCGACCGAGTACATCTCGGTCTCCATGCCTTCGCGGCGGCGGCCAAGGCGAAGCAGCAAGTTATAGTTGTGGGCGTGCGTTTCTTCTTCCAGAGCGCGCGCCATCTCGATCAGATAGCGGTCCGAGAGCACATCGGCGTTATAGGGGCACTCCAGGCGGATCAAGAAAGTCCGCCCCGTCACCAGATGCCGCGCATTGGCGTTGCGCGCAAATCCGAGTTCCTGCGCTTTTTCCAGGACCATCTGGCGCGTTTTCGGACTGACATCCGGCCGATCGTTGAGCGCACGGGACACCGTCCCGATGCTAAGATTGAGGCACTTTGCGAACTCGACAATGTTCATAATGACGCTTTTACCGAATATCTCGGCGCGCTCCCACACCTGTGAAAGTCCATTTCAAGGACGGGGATGTCAGGAAAACGTGGTTCCAAGCAGACGAGCGCGTCGCGAAGAGAAACAATTCCGGCTAGTCCGCCGGCGCAGCTTTAGTACATCAATTGTACCAGAACATCGCGGGTTATAAAACACGCGCGACTCTGCGTATTCTCAGAATAATATCACATATCGCCTTGAGGAGAAAGATCGCCATGGAAGCGCTGGAGAATGAGGCAACCGCCGCACAGACGAATACGCCCGAGGAAGTCCTGGATGAGCGCACTCCGGAGCAATCGTACGAGCCGACGGAAACAGTCGCGTCCGAGCCATGGAACGATCTTCCCATCCGGGCGCTCCTGCTGACCGCTCCGCCTCCGGAAGACCTGGACCTGTTCTGCGGCTTCATCCGCGACGCCCTGCCCAAGGAAGGCGTCAACACCCTCGTCGTCCGGTTCCGCTATCAGTACCAGTTCCAAAGCCATCCGGAGCTTGCCGACATCGGCGCATTGTCTCGGGATCAGGTCCGGCGGATGCTCCAGGCGTGCCGCGACGCGGGCGTCCAACTCATCCCCAAAATGAACCTGCTCGCGCACCAGTCCGACGAAGGCTATATCATGCCGCTGCTGGCGAAGTACCCGCAGCTGGACGAAGCGCCGCATCTCAACCCGCCCGTCCCGTGGAAATACGGCGGACTGCACGACTTTTACACCAAAAGCCTCTGTCCGCAGCATCCCGATCTGCTTCCTATCGTCTTCCCGCTGATGGATGAGTTGATCGAGGCCTGCGAGGCCGACGCCTTCCATATCGGCCTGGACGAAGTGTGGATCCTCGGCGACGATAAGTGCCCGCGCTGCGGCGGCCGCGACAAGGCCGAGCTGTTCGCGGAGTACACGACGATTCTGCGCAACCACCTCGCCGAAAAGGGCTGCCGCACCTGGATCTGGAGCGACCGGCTAATCGACGGCAAGACGACCCACCTTCTCGGCTGGCAGGCGAGCATGAACAACACGCACCGCGCGATTG from Capsulimonas corticalis harbors:
- a CDS encoding Gfo/Idh/MocA family protein, which encodes MSGIRLGAIGYGERARWMSQLMQQQDPEAKLVAIADPQGEAIQAKMAEDGVSAEGITFYDTADAMLDREPLDGVIVGTRCSLHAAMGLKVLNHGLALFLEKPIATTMEDLAALRAAPNAHKVVVSFPLRMSHMVKLAREIIDSGQIGKIEHVEAWNNVPYGSTYFQSWYRDEKETGGLFLQKATHDFDYINYLLENNRPVSVCAMTTKSVFKGNHAAGLRCMDCAERTTCFESPYHPSRPLPLALDKPAKEMCAFAVDTGNEDSGSALIEYESGIHASYTQNFVVRNKAGRRGAILIGYHGTIEFDWYTNSLKVYMHHEPRVVTHQFDEDGGHGGGDGVLASNFLKVIRGEEAPVSSLEDGMLSALLCLKARESALTRQFQAVAFPEAPTEDPVGNRDLAAAL
- a CDS encoding LacI family DNA-binding transcriptional regulator, which encodes MNIVEFAKCLNLSIGTVSRALNDRPDVSPKTRQMVLEKAQELGFARNANARHLVTGRTFLIRLECPYNADVLSDRYLIEMARALEEETHAHNYNLLLRLGRRREGMETEMYSVDGLVVIGAPEVSPDDFNALTRRGRTPAVLIDGPEPSDFPNASHVCVDTQPGVREALQYLADLGHRRVGYIGSGFPGQHVRVRLPELMAEAGLIWDPALAVEAGVTRQEGSEAATRLLQMANPPTAIFARTDVLAFGAIEAAQQLGLSIPGDVSVIGHDNVEIATLVNPPLTTVAIDIPQVAKAAIRALLEMIEQKAAPSIESCGAHLVIRKSCGPPTAAALAVR
- a CDS encoding family 20 glycosylhydrolase, encoding MEALENEATAAQTNTPEEVLDERTPEQSYEPTETVASEPWNDLPIRALLLTAPPPEDLDLFCGFIRDALPKEGVNTLVVRFRYQYQFQSHPELADIGALSRDQVRRMLQACRDAGVQLIPKMNLLAHQSDEGYIMPLLAKYPQLDEAPHLNPPVPWKYGGLHDFYTKSLCPQHPDLLPIVFPLMDELIEACEADAFHIGLDEVWILGDDKCPRCGGRDKAELFAEYTTILRNHLAEKGCRTWIWSDRLIDGKTTHLLGWQASMNNTHRAIDMIPKDIVICDWKYEDAPPTPAYFALKGFDVVPSSCYNAEAAIAQLEQVYFARKNGARAFFSAPLANHQRGVFSTSWMSAREFIEAYYGDPTPGAAPSLAENTANTFKALFAEVRRNMP